From Pseudanabaena sp. PCC 6802, one genomic window encodes:
- a CDS encoding ABC transporter ATP-binding protein, translated as MQTDTILTVNQLQVDFKSDEGVVNAVRDVSFQLHQGETLGIVGESGSGKSVTALAIMGLLGQTGRVKGEVLFHTETEQVNLTTLHPNRMRQYRGDRIATIFQEPMTSLNPLFTCGFQVVEAIQLHQKVTKAQAEAQAIQLFTEVQLPSPEQMIKRYPHELSGGQLQRVTIAMAISCNPAILIADEPTTALDVTVQATILDLLKQIQRDRQMSMIFITHDLGVIARIAERVAVMYKGKIVEYGDTLNVFRQPEHPYTKGLVTCRPQPELRRKYLPTVSDYMEEVDGKIIDKHPDESRFQQTVTVTEAEERLQALQAQAPLLRVENLWVQFPERGVWGMTRRYVTAVNDVSFEVYPGETLGLVGESGCGKTTLARAILQLVKPMANSKVWFDGQDVTRMQARQLQKLRREMQIVFQDPFGSLNPRMSIGEAIAEPLVIHSEHAIVFKNKQKRQERVAYLLERVGLSASDLTRYPHEFSGGQRQRICIARALALNPKLIVADESVSALDVSVQAQVLNLLKELQVEFGLTYIFISHDLSVVKFMSDRIMVMNRGKIEEIDTAEQIYSQPQTAYTQKLIGSIPTMNLVHQGS; from the coding sequence ATGCAGACAGACACAATCCTAACCGTAAACCAGCTTCAGGTAGATTTTAAAAGCGATGAAGGTGTAGTTAATGCCGTGCGGGATGTGTCTTTTCAGTTGCACCAGGGCGAAACTCTCGGGATTGTGGGAGAGTCGGGTTCGGGTAAGTCCGTCACCGCTCTGGCGATTATGGGTCTGCTCGGTCAAACTGGACGGGTTAAAGGTGAAGTTTTATTTCATACCGAGACGGAGCAGGTCAACCTCACAACCCTCCACCCCAATCGGATGCGTCAATATCGCGGCGATCGCATCGCCACGATCTTTCAAGAGCCGATGACCTCGCTCAACCCCTTGTTTACCTGTGGTTTCCAGGTTGTCGAAGCAATTCAACTGCATCAAAAAGTGACGAAAGCGCAGGCAGAAGCGCAGGCGATTCAATTATTTACGGAAGTGCAACTGCCATCACCGGAACAAATGATTAAGAGGTATCCTCACGAACTGTCCGGCGGGCAGTTACAGCGGGTTACAATCGCGATGGCGATTTCCTGCAACCCTGCTATCCTGATTGCCGACGAACCAACTACTGCTTTGGACGTTACCGTCCAGGCGACGATTCTAGATTTGCTGAAGCAGATTCAGCGCGATCGTCAGATGTCGATGATTTTTATTACCCACGATCTGGGCGTGATTGCTAGAATTGCCGAGCGCGTTGCTGTTATGTACAAAGGCAAAATTGTGGAGTATGGGGATACGCTTAATGTATTCAGACAACCCGAGCATCCCTACACTAAAGGTCTGGTTACTTGTCGCCCACAGCCGGAGCTGCGTCGCAAATATCTGCCCACCGTCAGCGATTATATGGAAGAGGTAGACGGCAAAATTATTGACAAACACCCGGATGAAAGCCGTTTCCAGCAAACTGTTACCGTCACAGAAGCTGAAGAGAGATTGCAAGCACTACAGGCGCAAGCACCACTTCTGCGAGTAGAGAACCTGTGGGTGCAGTTCCCCGAGCGCGGAGTCTGGGGCATGACCCGTCGCTACGTCACTGCGGTTAATGATGTCAGCTTTGAAGTATATCCAGGCGAGACGCTCGGTCTGGTGGGAGAATCGGGCTGCGGTAAAACTACGCTAGCCAGGGCAATTCTGCAATTAGTGAAACCAATGGCTAACAGCAAGGTCTGGTTTGACGGGCAGGATGTAACCCGGATGCAGGCGCGCCAACTGCAAAAGTTACGCCGCGAGATGCAAATAGTATTTCAAGATCCCTTTGGTTCTTTGAATCCGCGCATGAGTATTGGTGAGGCGATCGCGGAACCTTTGGTAATCCATAGCGAACATGCGATCGTATTCAAGAATAAGCAAAAGCGGCAAGAGCGGGTAGCTTATCTGCTGGAGCGGGTAGGCTTAAGCGCCAGCGATCTGACCCGCTATCCCCACGAGTTTTCCGGCGGACAACGCCAGCGTATTTGCATTGCTAGAGCATTAGCACTTAATCCTAAATTAATTGTGGCGGACGAATCGGTCTCGGCTCTGGATGTATCGGTACAGGCACAGGTGTTAAATTTGCTTAAGGAGCTACAAGTAGAATTTGGGTTAACTTACATTTTTATTTCCCACGATTTGAGCGTCGTGAAATTTATGAGCGATCGCATTATGGTGATGAACCGTGGCAAGATTGAGGAGATCGATACGGCAGAACAAATTTACAGCCAGCCTCAAACTGCTTATACGCAGAAACTGATCGGCTCAATTCCCACAATGAATCTCGTACACCAGGGTTCGTAA
- a CDS encoding GNAT family N-acetyltransferase — translation MYVHPNFIRRGIGSQLLEALEKIAMDRGDETINVLSSLATENFYRANGYQLIRKSGFYSEYTTWIPCVNFKKELIRTRGAKRLYKHVRSFLPILNRVFLSILLVLVVVSAIILLPLLISWIMSLF, via the coding sequence GTGTACGTCCATCCAAATTTTATACGTCGAGGTATAGGCTCGCAACTGCTTGAAGCATTAGAGAAAATAGCGATGGACAGAGGAGATGAGACTATTAATGTACTTTCATCGTTGGCAACAGAAAACTTCTATCGAGCGAATGGCTATCAATTAATTCGCAAATCAGGTTTCTATTCGGAGTACACAACCTGGATACCATGCGTAAATTTTAAAAAGGAGCTTATTCGTACTCGAGGAGCTAAAAGATTGTACAAGCATGTACGCTCCTTTTTACCTATACTGAACCGAGTATTTTTGTCTATTCTGCTTGTACTTGTAGTAGTTTCAGCAATTATTCTCTTACCACTGTTAATTAGCTGGATAATGAGTCTATTTTGA
- the ccsB gene encoding c-type cytochrome biogenesis protein CcsB gives MQLVALQSLLDNISFAILFTTMLVYWVSIAFPGIGYLGSIGTAGMVIANLSIATLLGARWLDAGYFPLSNLYESLFFLAWGITAMHLVAGSIGKKNANSKNLIGAFTAPIAMGITAFAALVLPNDMQLSAPLVPALKSNWLMMHVTVMLLSYAALMVGSLLAIAFLVVTRGEEVVLQGSSFGNDSKRHSSPINRVVAYKDVATLSTEEFVVANSAASVNGNGRATSTTLLMDKPVTQRQPLSLQRLTLGETLDNLSYRTIGLGFPLLTIGIIAGAVWANEAWGSYWSWDPKETWSLITWLVFAAYLHARITKGWQGRKPALLASAGLLIIWTCYLGVNLLGKGLHSYGWFL, from the coding sequence ATGCAACTTGTCGCACTGCAAAGCCTTTTAGACAATATTTCATTTGCCATTCTATTCACGACCATGCTGGTGTATTGGGTAAGCATAGCTTTTCCTGGCATCGGCTATTTAGGCTCCATTGGTACGGCTGGGATGGTAATCGCTAATCTCAGTATTGCCACGTTGCTGGGAGCGCGTTGGTTAGATGCTGGCTACTTTCCCTTGAGCAACCTCTACGAATCGCTTTTCTTTCTGGCTTGGGGCATAACTGCCATGCACCTGGTGGCGGGAAGCATCGGTAAGAAAAATGCCAACAGTAAAAACCTGATTGGTGCTTTTACCGCCCCGATCGCGATGGGAATTACGGCGTTTGCTGCCCTCGTGCTGCCCAACGATATGCAATTATCTGCACCTTTAGTTCCTGCCTTGAAGTCAAATTGGCTGATGATGCACGTGACGGTGATGCTATTAAGCTATGCGGCGTTGATGGTCGGGAGTTTACTGGCGATCGCTTTTCTGGTAGTTACGCGCGGCGAAGAAGTCGTGTTGCAAGGTAGCTCGTTTGGCAACGATAGCAAGCGTCATAGCTCTCCCATCAATCGCGTAGTTGCATACAAGGATGTTGCCACCCTGAGCACGGAGGAATTTGTGGTTGCCAATTCTGCGGCATCGGTTAATGGTAATGGTCGCGCTACATCGACTACTTTACTGATGGACAAACCAGTAACGCAGCGTCAACCCCTGTCGCTCCAGCGCTTGACTTTGGGCGAGACCTTAGACAATCTCAGCTACCGCACGATTGGGCTGGGCTTCCCTTTGCTGACAATTGGTATTATCGCTGGCGCGGTGTGGGCTAACGAGGCATGGGGTTCCTATTGGAGTTGGGACCCAAAGGAAACCTGGTCGCTGATTACCTGGTTGGTGTTTGCTGCTTATTTACATGCGCGCATCACTAAGGGCTGGCAGGGACGCAAGCCTGCTTTGCTTGCCAGTGCTGGTTTACTAATTATTTGGACGTGCTATCTTGGGGTCAATCTTTTAGGGAAAGGACTGCATAGCTATGGTTGGTTCTTGTAA
- a CDS encoding dipeptide ABC transporter ATP-binding protein, protein MLLEIKDLTVSYGAALPAVERVSLQLQAGESLGLVGESGCGKSTLGRSLIQLLPSHAQVSGQISVADTSVLELSAGQLRHLRGEKVALIFQDPMTRLNPLMTIEAHGLEVLRSHCPNLSKLQAKQRVHQALHAVRIDPKRARQYPHEFSGGMRQRVTIALALLLNPALLIADEPTTSLDVTVAAEILQELTQLRREKNMGLLLITHDLGLVARYCDRIAVMYDGAIVETGDALQVFRHPQHPYTQKLLRSVIHFKDPANRETESNRSGQNRSDRPLLKVSNLVKHYATGSNLLARWFDRADSLVRAIDGVSFNIYPGDIFGVIGESGSGKSTTGRAILQLVKPDRGSVEFDGVELTALKGEKLRRLRPQMQTIFQDPRACLNPRMTVLESVADPLLIHKLVPNLATAQEKVLSILERVGLPRQFASRLPQDLSGGQLQRVAIARALITNPRFLICDEPVSMLDATIQSQILHLMLEIKQEFNLTFMFITHDLGVAQSFCNRLAVMRQGKIVEQGTTESLLGNPQHAYTMALLNSIPRLPALEI, encoded by the coding sequence ATGCTGCTAGAAATTAAGGATTTAACGGTTAGCTACGGTGCGGCTTTGCCAGCGGTAGAGCGGGTGAGCTTGCAGCTACAAGCAGGTGAAAGTTTAGGTTTGGTGGGCGAGAGTGGTTGCGGGAAGTCAACGCTGGGGCGATCGCTGATTCAGCTATTACCAAGTCATGCCCAAGTATCAGGTCAGATTTCGGTTGCCGATACGTCAGTCCTGGAATTGTCGGCGGGTCAGCTCAGGCATCTGCGCGGTGAAAAGGTGGCGCTAATTTTCCAAGACCCGATGACGCGGCTCAATCCGCTGATGACGATTGAGGCACATGGTTTGGAAGTACTGCGATCGCACTGCCCCAATCTCTCTAAGCTGCAAGCAAAACAGCGGGTTCATCAAGCACTCCATGCTGTCCGCATCGATCCGAAACGGGCGCGCCAGTATCCCCACGAGTTTAGCGGCGGGATGCGCCAGCGCGTCACGATCGCCCTAGCGTTACTATTAAATCCGGCCTTACTAATTGCAGACGAACCAACTACCAGTCTGGACGTGACGGTGGCGGCGGAAATTTTGCAAGAACTGACGCAACTCCGACGCGAGAAGAATATGGGATTGCTGCTGATTACCCACGACCTGGGGTTGGTAGCAAGGTATTGCGATCGCATTGCGGTGATGTACGATGGCGCGATCGTGGAGACTGGCGATGCACTGCAAGTGTTTCGTCATCCCCAGCACCCCTATACGCAAAAACTACTGCGATCGGTAATTCACTTTAAAGATCCTGCGAATCGAGAGACTGAGTCCAATCGCTCTGGCCAAAATCGATCGGATCGACCGTTACTGAAAGTTAGCAATCTCGTCAAGCACTATGCCACTGGCAGTAACCTGTTGGCGCGCTGGTTCGATCGCGCGGACAGCTTAGTGCGAGCGATTGATGGGGTTAGCTTCAATATTTATCCCGGCGATATTTTTGGTGTAATTGGTGAAAGTGGTTCCGGTAAAAGTACGACTGGGAGAGCGATCTTACAGTTGGTAAAACCGGATCGAGGTTCGGTGGAATTCGATGGTGTGGAATTGACCGCTCTCAAGGGCGAAAAGCTGCGCCGCCTCAGACCGCAGATGCAGACGATCTTTCAAGATCCGCGTGCCTGTCTCAATCCCCGCATGACGGTTTTAGAAAGCGTCGCCGATCCGCTATTAATTCATAAGCTAGTGCCTAATCTAGCGACCGCGCAGGAGAAGGTGCTGTCAATCCTAGAAAGGGTTGGTTTACCGCGCCAGTTCGCCTCGCGGTTACCTCAGGATCTCTCTGGCGGGCAGTTGCAGAGGGTGGCGATCGCCCGCGCTCTAATTACAAATCCGCGATTTCTGATCTGCGACGAGCCGGTCAGCATGTTGGATGCCACGATTCAAAGCCAGATTCTGCATCTGATGTTGGAGATCAAGCAAGAATTCAACCTCACCTTCATGTTCATCACTCACGATCTAGGCGTAGCGCAAAGCTTTTGCAATCGCCTTGCCGTCATGCGGCAGGGCAAGATTGTCGAGCAAGGCACGACTGAAAGCCTCTTGGGTAATCCCCAACATGCCTACACCATGGCTTTGCTCAATTCTATTCCTCGTCTGCCCGCGCTAGAGATTTAA
- a CDS encoding universal stress protein — protein MFKKILAAINIHDRHVFEQALDLAKAHGASLMLLHVLSLDAEDDPSTSAYPASLGYFPELNSQIMSKYQERWKTREEEGIDLLRSLTEEATAAGIATEFSQNLGSPGKTICTIAKTWEADLIVLGRRGISGLEELFVGSSSSYVLHHAPCSVLVVQAA, from the coding sequence ATGTTTAAGAAAATCCTGGCAGCAATTAACATTCACGATCGCCACGTGTTCGAGCAAGCTCTCGATCTAGCTAAAGCTCATGGAGCATCTCTTATGCTCCTCCACGTACTTTCCCTGGATGCCGAAGACGATCCGTCAACTAGCGCCTACCCTGCCAGCCTGGGTTACTTCCCAGAGCTAAATTCACAAATTATGAGCAAATACCAGGAGCGTTGGAAGACCAGGGAAGAAGAAGGGATAGACCTTTTGCGATCGCTAACGGAAGAAGCTACTGCGGCTGGTATTGCCACTGAGTTTTCTCAAAACCTGGGCAGCCCTGGCAAAACCATCTGCACGATTGCCAAAACCTGGGAGGCTGACCTGATTGTCTTAGGGCGACGCGGCATATCGGGACTGGAAGAGTTGTTTGTTGGTAGCAGCAGTAGTTACGTCCTGCACCACGCTCCCTGTTCGGTGCTGGTGGTGCAAGCGGCATGA
- a CDS encoding response regulator transcription factor, whose product MTSSTTSALRVLVVDDHELTRCTLKLSLEFQAHIQLVGLASNGKEALELVRKHQPDLVVLDLHMPIMDGWTTSQEIKRKYPQIKIVAYSSVDGGKAQAQADGAAIDAFCEKGACTKSLLEMIRAIA is encoded by the coding sequence ATGACATCTTCAACAACATCTGCATTGCGTGTCCTGGTTGTAGATGACCACGAGTTGACCCGCTGTACTTTGAAATTATCCTTAGAGTTTCAGGCGCATATACAGCTTGTTGGTCTTGCTAGTAACGGTAAAGAAGCATTAGAACTTGTTCGCAAACACCAACCCGATCTAGTTGTTTTGGATCTGCATATGCCAATCATGGATGGTTGGACAACTTCGCAAGAAATTAAGCGCAAATATCCACAAATCAAGATTGTTGCTTATTCTTCTGTTGATGGTGGCAAGGCGCAAGCTCAAGCTGACGGCGCAGCAATTGATGCCTTTTGTGAAAAAGGTGCATGTACTAAAAGTTTGTTGGAGATGATTAGGGCGATCGCCTAG
- a CDS encoding class I SAM-dependent methyltransferase, which yields MTSNSESFASLVESVGKRFEREYKHEPFSLPPEVEAMPLFREWVSGALASRTSSPFWELAQIRKQHRCLDVGCGVSFLIYPWREWDAFFYGQEISVVARDALNSRGSQLNSKLFKGVKLGPAHHLLYEDDAFDRAIATGFSCYYPLDYWATVLQEVKRVLKPGGIFVFDFVNPDAEIAENWSILELYLGVEVFLHPLKDVVDLVGAAGGKVTATKPGELYQMYRVTF from the coding sequence TTGACTTCTAATTCTGAGAGTTTTGCTAGTTTAGTTGAGTCTGTAGGTAAACGCTTCGAGCGGGAATACAAGCACGAACCTTTCAGCCTGCCGCCAGAGGTTGAAGCTATGCCTCTGTTTCGCGAGTGGGTTAGCGGTGCTTTAGCCAGCAGAACTAGTTCGCCTTTTTGGGAGTTGGCGCAAATACGCAAGCAGCACCGCTGTCTGGACGTTGGCTGCGGTGTCAGCTTTCTGATCTATCCCTGGCGAGAATGGGATGCTTTTTTCTACGGTCAGGAAATCAGCGTGGTGGCACGCGACGCGCTCAATTCACGCGGCTCGCAACTCAACTCCAAACTATTCAAGGGCGTGAAACTTGGCCCCGCCCACCATCTGCTGTATGAAGACGATGCGTTCGATCGCGCGATCGCTACTGGCTTTAGTTGCTACTATCCCTTAGATTATTGGGCAACTGTTTTGCAAGAAGTGAAGCGAGTCTTGAAACCGGGGGGGATATTTGTATTCGATTTTGTCAATCCTGACGCTGAGATAGCTGAAAATTGGTCGATCCTAGAGCTTTATTTGGGGGTGGAAGTATTTCTGCATCCCTTAAAAGATGTAGTCGATTTGGTAGGCGCGGCAGGCGGTAAAGTTACGGCAACAAAGCCTGGCGAGCTTTATCAGATGTATCGAGTCACCTTTTAG
- a CDS encoding DUF4090 family protein: METTTGADAIDVAIAKGIDFDGSAIDPKKLELYKTVMAIEANRQRSGVVNTMRSRIVRIGAKHIPQDELNQKLLDAGFNPLKEKEIAFYYTK, encoded by the coding sequence ATGGAAACGACAACTGGTGCTGACGCGATTGATGTGGCGATCGCTAAAGGAATTGATTTTGACGGTTCTGCCATCGATCCTAAAAAGCTAGAACTTTACAAAACCGTAATGGCAATTGAGGCAAATCGCCAGCGCAGTGGGGTTGTGAATACGATGCGATCGCGCATTGTCCGCATTGGTGCCAAGCATATTCCCCAAGATGAGCTGAACCAGAAATTACTAGATGCGGGGTTTAATCCACTCAAAGAGAAAGAAATCGCCTTTTATTACACGAAATAG
- a CDS encoding metallophosphoesterase family protein has product MELKFKFAIASDLHIALPETVWDHPSRFHLVEFSIPALEVVLSHLAQLNLDFLLLPGDLTQHGEPDNHMWLTARLRQLPYPVYVIPGNHDVPTVESMDCFAPYYRQFGYKNPSRLYYDCEVLPGVHLIGLNSNQFDADDGQIGWIDRVQLDWLESVLSRVSKDKLVLVMVHHNILEHMPGQASNPLSKRYMLDNADRLCQLLHQANVKLVFTGHLHVQDIAYSDRFDLYDITTGSLVSYPHPYRVLTYERDRDAERLSIESYRVEAIPEQPNLQHFSREWMGDRSHLFMLNLLTKPPLNLPSAIASNLTPHLRYFWANIADGDAEFSFPNFPTNAKKYFEAFSDRPPADNNAILRL; this is encoded by the coding sequence ATGGAATTGAAATTCAAATTTGCGATCGCATCAGATCTTCACATCGCTTTACCTGAAACGGTTTGGGATCATCCCAGCCGATTCCATCTGGTTGAGTTCAGCATTCCCGCCCTAGAAGTGGTGCTGTCTCATTTAGCCCAGCTTAATCTGGATTTTCTCCTGTTGCCCGGCGATCTGACCCAGCATGGCGAACCAGATAATCACATGTGGTTGACTGCAAGGTTAAGACAGCTTCCCTATCCCGTTTATGTCATTCCGGGTAACCATGATGTCCCAACGGTAGAAAGCATGGACTGCTTTGCCCCATATTACAGACAGTTTGGTTATAAAAATCCGTCGCGTCTCTACTACGACTGCGAAGTTCTACCTGGCGTTCATCTGATTGGGTTGAACTCCAATCAATTTGATGCGGATGATGGACAAATTGGCTGGATAGATCGAGTGCAGCTAGATTGGCTGGAGTCGGTTTTGAGTCGGGTTAGCAAAGATAAACTAGTCCTGGTTATGGTGCATCACAACATCTTAGAGCATATGCCAGGACAAGCTAGTAACCCCTTGAGCAAGCGCTATATGCTTGACAACGCCGATCGACTTTGCCAGCTACTGCATCAAGCCAACGTTAAGTTAGTCTTTACGGGACATTTGCACGTTCAGGATATTGCCTACAGCGATCGCTTCGATCTCTATGACATTACTACTGGTTCCCTCGTCAGTTATCCCCACCCCTACCGCGTACTCACCTACGAACGCGATCGCGATGCAGAGCGCTTGTCGATCGAGTCATATCGTGTAGAAGCAATACCAGAGCAACCCAACCTCCAGCACTTTTCGCGCGAATGGATGGGCGATCGCTCTCACCTATTTATGCTCAACCTGCTGACCAAGCCACCATTAAATCTGCCAAGCGCGATCGCTTCAAACCTGACACCTCACCTGCGTTATTTCTGGGCAAATATTGCCGATGGCGATGCCGAGTTTAGCTTCCCCAATTTTCCCACTAATGCCAAGAAGTACTTTGAGGCATTTAGCGATCGTCCTCCCGCTGATAACAACGCGATTCTGAGGCTCTAG
- a CDS encoding prohibitin family protein — translation MDSRAIGRKIIFALLLVAVLFSPLKIVSAGERGVVMQFGKVQEQILGEGIHLVIPIVETVKNLSVRVQKQEISAEASSKDLQDVFADVALNWHIVPEEANLIFQRIGDENNVVDGIINPAVEEVLKAVMAKYTAEEIITKRGEVKDGVDNLLTKRLANYHVAVDDISLVHVHFSKRFSDAVEAKQIAEQEAKRAEFVARKAIKEAETRVNLAKGEAESLRLLHDVVTPSVLQKLIIDKWDGNLPLILGEDSTKFLDLNKLLKLRKK, via the coding sequence ATGGATAGCCGTGCGATCGGACGTAAGATAATTTTCGCTCTGTTACTGGTGGCTGTCCTGTTCAGTCCACTGAAGATCGTCAGTGCTGGCGAGCGGGGCGTAGTCATGCAATTTGGCAAGGTGCAGGAGCAAATCCTGGGAGAAGGCATTCACTTGGTCATTCCTATTGTTGAAACTGTGAAAAATTTGAGCGTGCGCGTGCAAAAACAGGAAATCTCGGCTGAGGCTTCCTCTAAGGATCTGCAAGATGTATTCGCTGATGTTGCACTCAACTGGCATATCGTACCGGAGGAAGCTAACTTGATTTTTCAACGTATTGGCGATGAGAATAATGTTGTCGATGGAATTATTAATCCTGCTGTGGAGGAGGTATTAAAAGCTGTAATGGCGAAATACACTGCGGAGGAAATTATCACCAAACGCGGGGAAGTCAAAGATGGCGTAGACAACCTGCTCACCAAGCGACTGGCTAACTATCACGTAGCAGTTGACGATATCTCTCTCGTTCACGTGCACTTCTCAAAACGATTTAGCGATGCGGTAGAAGCAAAACAGATTGCGGAACAGGAAGCAAAACGCGCGGAATTCGTTGCCCGAAAAGCAATTAAGGAGGCAGAGACGAGAGTGAACCTGGCTAAAGGAGAGGCAGAATCGCTGCGCTTGCTACACGATGTCGTGACTCCCAGCGTATTGCAAAAACTGATAATCGATAAGTGGGATGGCAACCTGCCTCTCATTTTAGGAGAGGATAGTACCAAATTTTTGGATTTAAATAAGCTGCTCAAATTACGCAAGAAATAA
- a CDS encoding sulfate/molybdate ABC transporter ATP-binding protein gives MGILVEDVSKQFGDFQAIDRVSLKVNTGSLVALLGPSGSGKSTLLRLIAGLEIPDRGQIWIASHDATYQPVANRNIGFVFQHYALFKHMTVSENIAFGLDIRKVPRHTVKQKVGELLELVQMKGLGDRYPSQLSGGQRQRIALARALAVAPQILLLDEPFGALDAKVRKELRIWLRQLHHEVNVTTVFVTHDQEEAMEVADEIVVMNNGRIEQSGSPSEIYDNPASPFVMGFIGEVNVLSARGIAHHINVDPDDRVFLRPHDIDVFDEQDELLDGSVPAKVSYVAHLGREIQAEVTLPDRQSVTIKINRDRFDRLRLVPKQQVYIKPRQAKVFPSSLP, from the coding sequence ATGGGAATTTTGGTTGAGGATGTCTCGAAGCAGTTTGGTGATTTTCAGGCGATCGATCGCGTTAGTCTCAAGGTTAATACAGGTTCGCTAGTAGCTCTACTCGGGCCTTCGGGGTCTGGGAAATCAACTCTGTTACGCCTGATTGCGGGACTGGAAATACCCGATCGCGGCCAAATATGGATTGCCAGCCACGATGCCACCTACCAACCAGTAGCAAACCGCAACATTGGCTTTGTCTTTCAGCACTATGCCTTGTTTAAACACATGACGGTGTCTGAAAATATTGCATTTGGGTTAGACATACGTAAAGTTCCCCGGCATACCGTCAAGCAAAAAGTAGGGGAGCTTCTAGAATTGGTACAGATGAAAGGATTGGGCGATCGCTATCCATCTCAACTCTCGGGAGGACAGCGACAGCGAATTGCGCTAGCCAGGGCTTTAGCAGTCGCACCCCAAATTCTGTTACTTGACGAACCATTTGGAGCGTTAGATGCCAAGGTGCGCAAAGAGTTACGCATATGGTTGCGGCAGCTCCATCATGAAGTCAACGTCACGACAGTATTTGTTACCCACGACCAGGAAGAAGCGATGGAAGTCGCGGACGAAATTGTGGTTATGAACAACGGTCGCATCGAACAGAGCGGCTCGCCTTCAGAAATTTATGACAATCCTGCTTCGCCCTTTGTCATGGGCTTTATCGGCGAGGTGAACGTACTTTCAGCGAGGGGTATTGCCCATCACATTAATGTAGATCCCGACGATCGCGTTTTTCTGCGCCCGCACGATATAGATGTGTTTGACGAGCAAGACGAACTTCTTGATGGCAGCGTACCTGCTAAGGTCAGCTACGTAGCGCATCTCGGTCGAGAAATTCAGGCGGAGGTAACATTGCCGGATCGACAGTCGGTAACTATCAAAATCAATCGCGATCGCTTCGATCGACTGCGACTAGTGCCAAAACAGCAAGTCTACATTAAACCCCGTCAGGCAAAGGTTTTTCCCTCGTCGCTGCCATAA